Proteins encoded together in one Carya illinoinensis cultivar Pawnee chromosome 3, C.illinoinensisPawnee_v1, whole genome shotgun sequence window:
- the LOC122305175 gene encoding L-type lectin-domain containing receptor kinase VIII.1, producing the protein MVKLSFELSGIVLVLFILLLCFFNSDITVAATEFDFGTLTLSSLKLLGDAHLNNGSVRLTRDLPVPNSGAGRVLYSEPIKFRLPGTRFPASFSTFFSFSVNNLNPSSIGGGLAFVISPEDETVGDAGGFLGLLAEQGSPSGFVAVEFDTLLDVEFKDINGNHVGLDLNSMVSAQVGDLEAIGIDLKSGNLVSAWIEYDGPSRVFNISVSYSNLKPKEPLLSFRLDLDQYVNDFMYVGFSGSTQGSTEIHSVEWWSFSSSFDPSSGSGSGSALSSPPPTTNMMNQTADTVKSPPPSQAPSGSDSISSTSQRNSKSSSCHNQLCKQGPGAVAGVVTAGAFVLALFAGALIWVYSKKIRHVKKSDSLASEIIKMPKEFSYRQLKSATKCFNANRIIGHGAFGTVYKGILPETGDIFAVKKCSHNSQGKTEFLSELSIIGTLRHRNLVRLQGWCHEKGEILLVYDLMPNGSLDKALFEARIPLPWPQRRKILLGVASALAYLHQECENQVIHRDVKSSNIMLDEGFNARLGDFGLARQIEHDKSPDATVAAGTMGYLAPEYLLTGRATEKTDVFSYGAVVLEVASGRRPIETGAGRVGASSNLVEWVWSLHKEGRLLTVADARLGGEFDEGEMRRVLLVGLACSHPDPLARPTMRGVVQMLVGEAEVPIVPRAKPSMSFSTSYLLMSLQDSVSDCNALITMSTSSSEDGFIGGNIV; encoded by the coding sequence ATGGTGAAACTTTCTTTCGAACTTTCAGGCATTGTCTTGGTTCTCTTTATACTGTTGCTCTGCTTTTTCAACAGTGACATTACAGTCGCAGCTACTGAATTCGACTTCGGCACCTTGACTCTCAGCAGCCTGAAGCTCCTCGGCGACGCCCACTTGAACAATGGGAGCGTAAGGCTCACCCGCGACCTACCCGTCCCCAACTCTGGCGCCGGTAGGGTGCTCTACTCCGAACCGATAAAGTTCCGCCTGCCCGGGACACGCTTTCCGGCGAGCTTCTCCACTTTCTTCTCTTTCTCAGTCAACAACTTAAACCCCTCGTCGATCGGCGGAGGGCTCGCCTTCGTAATCTCGCCAGAAGACGAGACTGTCGGCGACGCCGGTGGGTTCCTCGGCCTCCTCGCTGAGCAGGGCTCGCCCTCAGGATTCGTGGCGGTCGAGTTCGATACCCTTTTGGACGTGGAGTTCAAGGACATTAATGGAAACCATGTAGGCTTGGATCTGAACAGCATGGTTTCGGCGCAGGTTGGTGATTTGGAAGCTATAGGGATCGATCTTAAGAGCGGCAATTTGGTTAGCGCGTGGATCGAGTACGATGGGCCAAGCCGGGTGTTCAACATATCGGTTTCGTACTCGAATCTGAAACCGAAGGAGCCCCTCTTGTCTTTCAGGCTGGACTTAGATCAGTACGTGAACGATTTTATGTACGTTGGATTTTCCGGGTCGACTCAGGGGAGCACAGAGATTCACAGTGTCGAGTGGTGGAGTTTTAGTTCGTCGTTTGATCCGAGTTCGGGTTCTGGGTCAGGGTCTGCATTGTCGTCGCCTCCTCCAACGACTAATATGATGAATCAGACGGCTGACACAGTGAAGTCCCCACCGCCTTCACAGGCTCCCTCTGGGTCTGATTCAATTTCGAGTACCTCTCAGAGAAACAGCAAGTCTTCATCTTGTCACAACCAGCTCTGTAAGCAAGGGCCAGGAGCTGTGGCTGGTGTGGTTACTGCCGGGGCTTTCGTTTTGGCCCTGTTTGCCGGTGCTCTGATCTGGGTATACTCAAAGAAGATCAGACACGTGAAGAAATCCGATTCGCTTGCTTCAGAAATAATCAAAATGCCGAAGGAATTCAGTTATAGGCAGCTCAAATCGGCAACCAAGTGCTTCAATGCAAATAGAATTATCGGCCATGGCGCATTTGGAACCGTTTATAAGGGTATATTACCGGAGACTGGCGACATTTTTGCGGTGAAGAAATGTAGTCACAATAGCCAGGGAAAGACTGAATTTCTATCTGAATTGTCCATAATTGGAACTCTTCGACATCGAAATCTTGTTCGGCTTCAAGGTTGGTGCCACGAGAAGGGGGAAATCTTGTTAGTTTATGACTTAATGCCCAATGGGAGCCTTGATAAAGCTTTGTTTGAAGCGAGAATACCTTTGCCATGGCCGCAGAGGAGGAAAATTTTATTAGGGGTTGCCTCTGCCCTAGCATACTTGCACCAAGAATGTGAAAACCAGGTGATTCATAGAGACGTAAAGAGTAGTAACATAATGTTGGACGAGGGGTTCAATGCCCGTTTAGGAGATTTCGGTTTGGCGAGGCAAATTGAGCATGATAAATCTCCGGATGCTACAGTAGCAGCTGGGACAATGGGGTATCTGGCGCCTGAGTATCTTCTAACCGGGAGAGCTACAGAGAAAACTGATGTGTTTAGCTATGGTGCTGTGGTTCTTGAAGTGGCTAGTGGAAGGAGACCCATCGAGACTGGGGCCGGGAGAGTTGGAGCTAGCAGCAACTTAGTGGAATGGGTTTGGAGTTTACACAAAGAAGGGAGGTTGTTAACGGTGGCGGATGCGAGGCTTGGAGGTGAATTTGATGAGGGCGAGATGAGGAGGGTGCTGCTGGTTGGACTGGCTTGCTCTCATCCTGACCCATTGGCTAGACCCACAATGAGAGGCGTGGTCCAGATGCTAGTGGGTGAGGCTGAAGTCCCCATTGTTCCTCGAGCAAAGCCTTCCATGAGTTTTAGCACTTCCTACCTCTTGATGAGTTTGCAGGATAGCGTGTCTGACTGCAATGCGTTGATCACCATGTCCACCTCCTCATCAGAGGATGGCTTCATTGGTGGCAATATCGTTTAA
- the LOC122305176 gene encoding CCR4-NOT transcription complex subunit 10-like isoform X1, translating to MDLRDSSSSVVAAAPNRDGSSGTDDDAVLSVAAALAKDAALHFQTGKFSECVEVLNQLLLKKENDPKVLHNVAISEFFRDGCSDPKKLLESLNNVKKRIEELACASGEQVEAVSNLLNKVTLGSKGSTMANQLSTANSSNIVYTDEFDTSVAILNIAVIWFHLHEYTKALSVLEPLYQNIEPIDETTALHICLLLLDAGLACNDASKSADVLIYLERAFGVSCVSQGDNGNTTQQSGNFVAKTSSVPSPATDASHSDLAASVNASENTLSRTLSDEALEYETMFSTLDIGGQNRVRPSGILSSNDLSRPTVDRSLTTVDLKLKLQLYKVRFLLLTRNLKQAKREVKHVMNIARGKDSSTALLLKSQIEYARGNHRKAIKLLVASSNLSASSNRTDVAISSIFNNNLGCIYYQLGKYHTSSIFFSKALTNASSLRKERPLQLSTFSQDNSFLIIYNCGIQYLACGKPILAARCFQKASLVFYNRPLLWLRLAECCLMALEKGLLKTSHAPSERSEVKVHVVGQAKWRQLVVEDGISRNRHADSVERDTFTLRSDGQPKLSMSLARQCLHNALHLLNSLEWNYSKSDLPSSSSLEDIESSEAALSKNSNHKNLNNIDSKAFTVTIGVGQANANGDAKEPKGGTSQELIQNSLSYYEDIQRRQNHLIKQAILANIAYVELELQNPTKALLTARSLLELTECSRIYIFLGHLYAAEALCLLNRPKEAAEHLSNYMFGGSNFDSPFSEEDWKQWQVERTIDGEELNGGSVTTMNSLAEDPQGIVFLKPEEARAALYANFAVVSATQGELEQAHQFATQALSILPNSREATLTLIYVDLKLGKSTEALAKLKQSSRVRFLPSGVTLNKSS from the exons ATGGACTTGCGAGATTCCTCGTCCTCGGTGGTTGCCGCTGCTCCCAATCGCGACGGGTCCTCTGGCACCGACGACGACGCCGTTTTGTCTGTTGCGGCTGCGCTCGCCAAGGACGCCGCCTTGCACTTCCAGACGGGAAAGTTCTCCGAGTGCGTCGAGGTCCTGAACCAGCTCTTGCTCAAGAAGGAAAACGATCCTAAA GTTCTTCACAATGTTGCAATTTCTGAATTCTTTCGGGATGGCTGCTCAGATCCTAAGAAGTTGCTTGAATCGCTTAATAATGTCAAG AAGAGAATTGAGGAGCTTGCCTGTGCATCTGGAGAACAGGTGGAGGCTGTTAGCAATCTTTTGAATAAAGTCACTTTGGGGTCTAAAGGAAGTACGATGGCAAATCAACTTTCCACTGCAAATAGTTCCAATATTGTTTACACAGATGAATTTGACACTTCTGTGGCAATCCTAAACATT GCGGTTATCTGGTTCCATCTCCACGAATATACAAAGGCATTATCGGTTCTAGAACCTTTGTATCAAAATATTGAACCAATAGATGAG ACAACAGCTCTTCATATCTGCCTCTTGTTGCTAGATGCTGGCCTTGCTTGCAATGATGCTTCAAAGTCTGCT gatgtattaatttatttggaaaGAGCTTTTGGTGTTAGTTGCGTAAGTCAAGGTGACAATGGCAACACAACACAACAGTCTGGGAACTTCGTTGCAAAAACTTCCTCTGTTCCTTCACCAGCTACAGATGCTTCCCATTCAGATTTAGCTGCTAGTGTGAACGCCTCAGAAAATACTTTATCGAGGACCTTATCAGATGAGGCACTTGAATATGAAACTATGTTCTCAACACTGGATATTGGTGGACAAAATCGAGTGAGGCCTTCTGGTATTTTGTCTTCAAATGATCTGTCAAGGCCAACTGTTGATCGGTCTTTGACCACAGTTGATCTGAAGCTTAAGTTGCAGCTTTATAAAGTTCGGTTTCTGCTTCTCACTAGGAACCTCAAGCAAGCAAAACGTGAAGTTAAGCATGTTATGAACATTGCACGTGGGAAAGATTCATCGACGGCTCTCCTCCTGAAGTCTCAGATTGAATATGCACGCGGCAACCACCGTAAAGCCATTAAGCTGTTAGTGGCTTCAAGTAATCTGTCGGCTTCAAGTAATCGGACAGACGTGGCAATTTCAAGCATTTTCAACAACAATCTTGGGTGCATTTATTATCAGCTTGGGAAATACCAcacatcatcaatatttttttcgAAGGCACTGACTAACGCTTCATCACTTCGGAAGGAAAGGCCACTACAGCTGTCAACTTTCTCCCAGGATAACTcttttcttataatatataactgTGGTATACAGTACTTGGCCTGTGGGAAACCGATTCTTGCTGCTCGTTGCTTCCAGAAGGCCAGTTTGGTGTTCTACAACCGACCTCTCTTATGGCTCCGACTTGCTGAATGCTGTCTGATGGCTTTAGAGAAGGGGCTACTAAAAACTAGTCATGCTCCATCAGAAAGATCAGAGGTCAAAGTCCATGTTGTTGGCCAGGCAAAATGGAGGCAACTTGTTGTCGAAGATGGGATATCAAGAAACAGACATGCGGACTCTGTTGAAAGGGATActtttactttgagaagtgatgGGCAACCAAAGCTTTCAATGTCGCTTGCCCGGCAGTGTCTGCACAATGCTCTGCACTTGCTGAACTCTTTGGAGTGGAACTATTCAAAATCTGATTTGCCCTCTAGTTCCTCCTTGGAGGACATTGAATCAAGTGAAGCGGCTTTGTCCAAGAACTCAAACCACAAGAACTTAAACAACATTGATTCAAAAGCATTTACTGTAACAATAGGTGTAGGTCAAGCTAATGCAAATGGTGACGCCAAAGAACCAAAGGGAGGAACAAGTCAGGAGCTCATACAGAATTCTCTCTCCTATTATGAAGATATTCAGAGAAGACAAAATCATTTGATCAAGCAAGCTATTCTTGCTAACATAGCCTATGTAGAGTTGGAACTGCAAAACCCCACGAAGGCCCTGTTGACCGCTAGGTCTCTCTTGGAACTTACAGAATGTTCTAGAATTTACATCTTTCTTGGTCATTTGTATGCAGCGGAGGCCCTCTGCCTGTTAAATAGACCAAAGGAAGCTGCTGAGCATTTGTCGAATTATATGTTTGGGGGAAGTAATTTTGATTCGCCATTCAGTGAAGAGGACTGGAAGCAATGGCAAGTGGAGAGGACCATCGATGGCGAAGAGCTGAATGGAGGATCAGTGACTACCATGAATTCTTTAGCTGAGGACCCACAAGGTATCGTCTTCCTAAAGCCAGAAGAGGCGCGTGCAGCACTTTATGCaaattttgctgtggtgtctgCCACTCAAGGCGAACTTGAGCAGGCCCATCAATTTGCGACGCAAGCACTATCCATATTACCCAACAGTCGGGAAGCGACTCTGACTTTGATTTATGTGGATCTCAAGCTCGGTAAGTCAACAGAAGCTCTTGCCAAGTTAAAGCAGAGTAGTCGCGTCAGGTTCCTCCCCAGTGGCGTAACACTGAATAAATCTTCTTGA
- the LOC122305176 gene encoding CCR4-NOT transcription complex subunit 10-like isoform X2 gives MFYAVIWFHLHEYTKALSVLEPLYQNIEPIDETTALHICLLLLDAGLACNDASKSADVLIYLERAFGVSCVSQGDNGNTTQQSGNFVAKTSSVPSPATDASHSDLAASVNASENTLSRTLSDEALEYETMFSTLDIGGQNRVRPSGILSSNDLSRPTVDRSLTTVDLKLKLQLYKVRFLLLTRNLKQAKREVKHVMNIARGKDSSTALLLKSQIEYARGNHRKAIKLLVASSNLSASSNRTDVAISSIFNNNLGCIYYQLGKYHTSSIFFSKALTNASSLRKERPLQLSTFSQDNSFLIIYNCGIQYLACGKPILAARCFQKASLVFYNRPLLWLRLAECCLMALEKGLLKTSHAPSERSEVKVHVVGQAKWRQLVVEDGISRNRHADSVERDTFTLRSDGQPKLSMSLARQCLHNALHLLNSLEWNYSKSDLPSSSSLEDIESSEAALSKNSNHKNLNNIDSKAFTVTIGVGQANANGDAKEPKGGTSQELIQNSLSYYEDIQRRQNHLIKQAILANIAYVELELQNPTKALLTARSLLELTECSRIYIFLGHLYAAEALCLLNRPKEAAEHLSNYMFGGSNFDSPFSEEDWKQWQVERTIDGEELNGGSVTTMNSLAEDPQGIVFLKPEEARAALYANFAVVSATQGELEQAHQFATQALSILPNSREATLTLIYVDLKLGKSTEALAKLKQSSRVRFLPSGVTLNKSS, from the exons ATGTTTTAT GCGGTTATCTGGTTCCATCTCCACGAATATACAAAGGCATTATCGGTTCTAGAACCTTTGTATCAAAATATTGAACCAATAGATGAG ACAACAGCTCTTCATATCTGCCTCTTGTTGCTAGATGCTGGCCTTGCTTGCAATGATGCTTCAAAGTCTGCT gatgtattaatttatttggaaaGAGCTTTTGGTGTTAGTTGCGTAAGTCAAGGTGACAATGGCAACACAACACAACAGTCTGGGAACTTCGTTGCAAAAACTTCCTCTGTTCCTTCACCAGCTACAGATGCTTCCCATTCAGATTTAGCTGCTAGTGTGAACGCCTCAGAAAATACTTTATCGAGGACCTTATCAGATGAGGCACTTGAATATGAAACTATGTTCTCAACACTGGATATTGGTGGACAAAATCGAGTGAGGCCTTCTGGTATTTTGTCTTCAAATGATCTGTCAAGGCCAACTGTTGATCGGTCTTTGACCACAGTTGATCTGAAGCTTAAGTTGCAGCTTTATAAAGTTCGGTTTCTGCTTCTCACTAGGAACCTCAAGCAAGCAAAACGTGAAGTTAAGCATGTTATGAACATTGCACGTGGGAAAGATTCATCGACGGCTCTCCTCCTGAAGTCTCAGATTGAATATGCACGCGGCAACCACCGTAAAGCCATTAAGCTGTTAGTGGCTTCAAGTAATCTGTCGGCTTCAAGTAATCGGACAGACGTGGCAATTTCAAGCATTTTCAACAACAATCTTGGGTGCATTTATTATCAGCTTGGGAAATACCAcacatcatcaatatttttttcgAAGGCACTGACTAACGCTTCATCACTTCGGAAGGAAAGGCCACTACAGCTGTCAACTTTCTCCCAGGATAACTcttttcttataatatataactgTGGTATACAGTACTTGGCCTGTGGGAAACCGATTCTTGCTGCTCGTTGCTTCCAGAAGGCCAGTTTGGTGTTCTACAACCGACCTCTCTTATGGCTCCGACTTGCTGAATGCTGTCTGATGGCTTTAGAGAAGGGGCTACTAAAAACTAGTCATGCTCCATCAGAAAGATCAGAGGTCAAAGTCCATGTTGTTGGCCAGGCAAAATGGAGGCAACTTGTTGTCGAAGATGGGATATCAAGAAACAGACATGCGGACTCTGTTGAAAGGGATActtttactttgagaagtgatgGGCAACCAAAGCTTTCAATGTCGCTTGCCCGGCAGTGTCTGCACAATGCTCTGCACTTGCTGAACTCTTTGGAGTGGAACTATTCAAAATCTGATTTGCCCTCTAGTTCCTCCTTGGAGGACATTGAATCAAGTGAAGCGGCTTTGTCCAAGAACTCAAACCACAAGAACTTAAACAACATTGATTCAAAAGCATTTACTGTAACAATAGGTGTAGGTCAAGCTAATGCAAATGGTGACGCCAAAGAACCAAAGGGAGGAACAAGTCAGGAGCTCATACAGAATTCTCTCTCCTATTATGAAGATATTCAGAGAAGACAAAATCATTTGATCAAGCAAGCTATTCTTGCTAACATAGCCTATGTAGAGTTGGAACTGCAAAACCCCACGAAGGCCCTGTTGACCGCTAGGTCTCTCTTGGAACTTACAGAATGTTCTAGAATTTACATCTTTCTTGGTCATTTGTATGCAGCGGAGGCCCTCTGCCTGTTAAATAGACCAAAGGAAGCTGCTGAGCATTTGTCGAATTATATGTTTGGGGGAAGTAATTTTGATTCGCCATTCAGTGAAGAGGACTGGAAGCAATGGCAAGTGGAGAGGACCATCGATGGCGAAGAGCTGAATGGAGGATCAGTGACTACCATGAATTCTTTAGCTGAGGACCCACAAGGTATCGTCTTCCTAAAGCCAGAAGAGGCGCGTGCAGCACTTTATGCaaattttgctgtggtgtctgCCACTCAAGGCGAACTTGAGCAGGCCCATCAATTTGCGACGCAAGCACTATCCATATTACCCAACAGTCGGGAAGCGACTCTGACTTTGATTTATGTGGATCTCAAGCTCGGTAAGTCAACAGAAGCTCTTGCCAAGTTAAAGCAGAGTAGTCGCGTCAGGTTCCTCCCCAGTGGCGTAACACTGAATAAATCTTCTTGA